In Halanaeroarchaeum sp. HSR-CO, one DNA window encodes the following:
- a CDS encoding complex I subunit 1 family protein — translation MATAPLADSISRLLGLEGLVGDLVGGLLGAVVVAVLMLAMAAVAGPYMKRKITASFTDRIAVDRVGPYGILTIAVDALRLLGKEQIIPENVDRPAWDLAPFLVVLSATLGFAVIPMGNGIHLADPQNGLVYVFAVSSIATLGLVTGGYASNNKFSMLGGLRAVAQNIAYEIPLIVTAASVVIFAGTLQMSEIVAAQQETLFSIGAIAIPSWYGFVNPFAFGLFMLANLAEIGRNPFDLPEAPNDLVAGYQTEYSSAYFVLFYLGEFLHIFLGAGIVTTLFLGGPAGPVLPGIVWFILKIWGVFFFTQWSRSAVARIRPDQLLDVGWKGMLVLAFANLLLTAVIVGVIA, via the coding sequence ATGGCCACCGCGCCACTCGCCGATTCCATCTCCCGACTGCTGGGCCTCGAAGGGCTCGTCGGCGATCTCGTCGGTGGGCTCCTCGGCGCCGTCGTGGTCGCCGTTTTGATGCTGGCCATGGCCGCCGTCGCCGGCCCGTACATGAAACGGAAGATTACCGCGTCCTTTACTGACCGCATCGCGGTCGATCGGGTGGGTCCGTACGGTATCCTCACCATCGCCGTCGACGCACTCAGGCTCCTCGGGAAAGAGCAGATCATCCCCGAGAACGTCGACCGTCCGGCCTGGGACCTCGCCCCGTTCCTCGTGGTTCTGTCCGCGACGCTCGGCTTCGCGGTCATCCCGATGGGGAACGGCATCCACCTGGCGGACCCGCAGAACGGGCTCGTCTACGTGTTCGCCGTCTCCTCCATCGCGACGCTGGGCCTCGTGACCGGTGGGTACGCCTCGAATAACAAGTTCTCGATGCTCGGCGGTCTCCGTGCCGTCGCACAGAACATCGCCTACGAGATCCCGCTCATCGTGACCGCGGCGTCCGTCGTCATCTTCGCGGGGACACTACAGATGTCCGAGATCGTCGCGGCCCAACAGGAGACGCTGTTCTCCATCGGCGCCATCGCGATTCCGTCGTGGTACGGGTTCGTCAACCCGTTCGCGTTCGGGCTGTTTATGCTGGCTAACCTGGCCGAGATCGGTCGGAACCCATTCGACCTGCCCGAGGCGCCCAACGATCTGGTCGCCGGGTACCAGACCGAATATTCGAGCGCCTACTTCGTCCTGTTCTACCTGGGCGAGTTCCTCCACATCTTCCTGGGTGCGGGTATCGTGACGACGCTGTTCCTCGGCGGACCGGCGGGGCCGGTCCTTCCGGGAATCGTGTGGTTCATCCTGAAGATCTGGGGCGTGTTCTTCTTCACCCAGTGGTCACGCTCGGCCGTGGCCCGCATCCGCCCCGACCAACTTCTCGACGTTGGCTGGAAGGGAATGTTGGTTCTCGCCTTCGCCAACCTGCTACTCACGGCAGTCATCGTGGGGGTGATCGCATGA
- a CDS encoding NADH-quinone oxidoreductase subunit F produces the protein MTTRPELAKDIDLFPGLLAAGLFGVLAVVVLGASFAGAAGFETDAPITASIGYALIDLEGVAATVASEGFLAALVTIAFLLDAALGGAVMLARRDGGEH, from the coding sequence ATGACGACGAGACCAGAACTTGCCAAAGACATCGATCTGTTCCCGGGACTGCTGGCTGCTGGGCTGTTCGGCGTGCTGGCCGTGGTCGTCCTGGGTGCATCGTTCGCCGGGGCTGCCGGTTTCGAGACGGACGCGCCGATTACGGCGAGCATCGGGTACGCTCTCATCGATCTCGAGGGCGTTGCCGCCACCGTCGCGAGCGAGGGCTTCCTCGCCGCGCTGGTAACCATCGCGTTCCTTCTGGACGCGGCACTGGGCGGGGCCGTGATGCTCGCTCGCCGCGACGGGGGTGAGCACTGA
- a CDS encoding NADH-quinone oxidoreductase subunit A, translating to MNPWIAVGMLALVGILIPLAMVAVSWLLRPSVPEQGKRTTYESGEVPTGNTHVRFNIQYYMVALLFVVFDIETVLIFPWTVIYRDAVASVGIVRALAPMLAFILVLLVALAWAWRNGAVRWVRTEGYRRGRKSHEQ from the coding sequence ATGAATCCATGGATCGCTGTGGGTATGCTAGCACTCGTTGGCATCCTCATACCGCTCGCGATGGTAGCGGTATCGTGGCTGCTCCGACCTAGCGTGCCCGAACAAGGAAAACGGACCACGTACGAAAGCGGTGAGGTGCCGACGGGCAACACCCATGTCCGCTTCAACATCCAGTATTACATGGTCGCACTGTTGTTCGTCGTATTCGACATCGAAACCGTCCTCATCTTCCCGTGGACCGTCATCTACCGAGACGCCGTCGCGTCGGTGGGCATCGTCCGGGCCCTCGCACCGATGCTCGCGTTCATCCTCGTCTTGCTCGTCGCATTGGCGTGGGCGTGGCGCAACGGCGCCGTCCGGTGGGTGCGGACCGAGGGATACCGCAGGGGGAGGAAAAGCCATGAGCAGTGA
- a CDS encoding NADH-quinone oxidoreductase subunit J — protein sequence MVAETIAFALFAFITLASSLGVVVVDDVWHSALFLGAALLSVAVHFVMLQAEFLAAIQILVYVGGVLILISFAVMLTRDPEVSTR from the coding sequence ATGGTGGCTGAGACCATCGCGTTCGCGCTGTTTGCCTTCATCACGTTGGCGAGCAGCCTCGGCGTCGTCGTCGTGGACGACGTCTGGCACTCGGCACTGTTCCTCGGGGCCGCTCTCCTGAGCGTGGCGGTTCACTTCGTCATGCTCCAGGCGGAGTTCCTCGCGGCGATTCAGATCCTCGTGTACGTCGGTGGGGTGTTGATCCTCATCTCCTTCGCCGTGATGCTGACACGTGATCCGGAGGTGAGCACGCGATGA
- a CDS encoding flippase activity-associated protein Agl23 has translation MDVPALNRRRTTIGVLVITLLAIAVRFVGLGSRVFHWDEARVGYWILQYMETGVWSYRPIVHGPFLFHVNDVAFGLFGPTDFVARSVVALVGALLPLSALLFRDRLKRLETLAVAAFLAFNPILLYYSRFMRNDVLVAAFAFVALGSFVRLHDTGRRRYLYAGTGAFALAATTKEIFVVYLAVWVGTVILLLDNRLVAARHRGEPWHSVGTRYRSATTDFLAEWTIPLGIAAVEFLAIVTFFYAPRPDLYQALGAPTQLPAVLQAATVGAWQELWGTWVAGGHEHSYVDYLVEDVRRLGATAVAIVGFGLLGFVIDRYGRRHPRDVVTVGFGWAAAIFVIYPAITDISAAWGLVHTVVPLAIPAAVGLGYVIEQGGGLVRDEDRVGSVIIAVLLLVATVQVGVTAYDTSFDSPQAYDNPLVQYGQPAGEMQATLEDVESIAASNGGTDVLFYGEHFYVANESEPQEGPNWTNRFPLTWYLDRADADLASTKRPGDLDDPPPVVIARASDYSTVNDSLDGYESLTYELTSRGTETVFFIDRSALENSTA, from the coding sequence ATGGATGTCCCCGCGCTGAATCGTCGCCGAACCACGATCGGCGTCCTGGTCATTACCCTCCTTGCGATTGCCGTCCGGTTCGTGGGTCTCGGGAGTCGCGTCTTCCACTGGGACGAGGCTCGCGTCGGATACTGGATCTTGCAGTACATGGAGACGGGTGTCTGGAGTTATCGCCCGATAGTTCACGGTCCGTTCCTCTTTCACGTCAACGACGTCGCCTTCGGGCTGTTCGGTCCCACGGACTTCGTTGCTCGGTCCGTTGTCGCACTGGTCGGCGCTCTGTTGCCGCTGTCCGCGTTGTTGTTCCGGGACCGATTGAAACGACTCGAGACACTGGCAGTCGCCGCCTTCCTCGCGTTCAATCCGATCCTCCTGTACTACTCGCGGTTCATGCGGAACGACGTGCTGGTCGCCGCATTCGCGTTCGTCGCACTCGGCTCGTTCGTCCGACTCCACGACACTGGTCGTCGTCGCTATCTCTATGCAGGGACCGGTGCGTTCGCGCTCGCCGCGACGACCAAGGAGATCTTCGTAGTGTACCTCGCTGTCTGGGTCGGGACGGTCATCCTCCTGCTGGATAACAGACTCGTCGCCGCTCGTCATCGGGGTGAACCCTGGCATTCTGTCGGCACGCGATACAGGTCGGCCACCACCGATTTCCTCGCCGAGTGGACGATTCCGCTTGGCATCGCGGCCGTCGAATTCCTCGCTATCGTCACGTTCTTTTACGCCCCCCGGCCCGACCTGTATCAGGCACTGGGGGCACCGACACAACTCCCGGCGGTTCTCCAGGCGGCGACGGTGGGCGCCTGGCAGGAACTCTGGGGGACATGGGTCGCCGGCGGACACGAACACAGCTACGTCGACTATCTGGTCGAGGACGTCCGACGGCTCGGAGCCACGGCGGTCGCGATAGTTGGTTTTGGACTCCTCGGATTCGTCATCGACCGGTATGGACGGCGACACCCCCGGGACGTGGTCACCGTTGGATTCGGTTGGGCGGCTGCGATATTCGTTATCTACCCTGCGATCACGGACATCTCCGCAGCCTGGGGACTGGTCCATACGGTCGTCCCGCTGGCGATACCGGCCGCCGTCGGCCTCGGATACGTCATCGAACAGGGTGGTGGGCTGGTTCGCGACGAAGACCGGGTCGGCTCGGTCATCATCGCCGTGCTTCTCCTCGTGGCGACCGTCCAGGTCGGGGTCACCGCGTACGACACGTCCTTCGATTCACCCCAGGCGTACGACAACCCGCTTGTCCAGTACGGCCAACCGGCCGGAGAGATGCAGGCGACCCTCGAGGATGTCGAATCGATTGCGGCCTCGAATGGGGGAACTGACGTCTTGTTTTACGGCGAGCACTTCTACGTGGCGAACGAATCCGAACCGCAGGAGGGGCCCAACTGGACCAACCGGTTCCCGCTGACGTGGTACCTCGACCGGGCGGATGCGGACCTTGCCAGTACAAAACGGCCCGGTGATCTGGACGACCCGCCGCCCGTGGTCATCGCCCGTGCCAGCGATTACTCGACGGTCAACGACAGTCTCGATGGCTACGAGTCCTTGACGTACGAGTTGACATCCCGCGGTACCGAGACGGTGTTCTTCATCGACCGCTCGGCGCTCGAAAACTCGACGGCGTAG
- a CDS encoding 5-(carboxyamino)imidazole ribonucleotide synthase, with amino-acid sequence MSELVPGATVGVVGGGQLGRMLAEAASPLGIEVVVLDPTPDCPAYPPAADQIVADFDDESAIEDLADRVDVLTLEIELADPEGFRAATEATGTPVHPAPADLEITRDKLLEARRLDEADIPVAPFRQVDDAEDLESAFDALGSPLMLKARHGGYDGRGNSVVESVAEATDYFGTLDDLVAEGLVDFERELSVIGSRGAGEIATYPVVENVHEAEILRETLAPARTMDSVKERADAVVRDVLEQMDGRGVFGVELFETSDGEVLVNEIAPRPHNSGHYTIEGAVTSQFEQHVRAILGAPLGDTRLWTTTAMVNLLGTGQTTRAASITGVDAVLSMAGAHLHWYGKRDVRPLRKMGHVTARGQNLPAARNTAMSALDAIEFE; translated from the coding sequence ATGTCGGAACTGGTTCCTGGCGCGACCGTTGGTGTCGTCGGGGGCGGCCAACTCGGACGGATGCTCGCCGAGGCGGCGAGCCCACTCGGGATCGAGGTGGTCGTCCTGGACCCGACACCTGATTGCCCCGCGTACCCGCCCGCTGCCGACCAGATCGTCGCGGACTTCGACGACGAATCGGCAATCGAGGACCTTGCGGACCGCGTCGACGTCCTCACTCTCGAGATCGAACTCGCCGACCCGGAGGGGTTCCGGGCTGCGACCGAAGCGACCGGGACGCCGGTACATCCCGCCCCTGCCGACCTGGAGATCACGCGTGACAAACTCCTCGAGGCTCGGCGCCTCGACGAGGCGGACATTCCCGTCGCTCCGTTCCGACAGGTAGACGACGCAGAGGATCTGGAGTCGGCGTTCGATGCGCTCGGCTCGCCACTCATGCTCAAGGCCCGTCATGGCGGATACGATGGACGTGGGAACTCGGTGGTGGAGTCGGTTGCCGAGGCCACGGACTACTTCGGGACGCTCGACGACCTGGTCGCGGAGGGGCTCGTCGACTTCGAACGCGAACTCTCGGTCATCGGTAGCCGAGGAGCGGGAGAGATCGCGACCTATCCCGTCGTCGAGAACGTGCACGAGGCCGAGATACTCCGCGAGACGCTCGCCCCGGCCAGGACGATGGACTCCGTCAAAGAACGGGCAGACGCCGTGGTTCGGGACGTGCTCGAACAGATGGACGGTCGTGGTGTCTTCGGGGTCGAACTCTTCGAGACGAGCGACGGCGAGGTGCTCGTCAACGAGATCGCGCCCCGTCCGCACAACTCGGGCCACTACACCATCGAGGGGGCCGTCACGTCACAGTTCGAACAACACGTGCGCGCCATCCTCGGTGCGCCGCTCGGTGACACCCGGCTCTGGACGACGACGGCGATGGTGAACCTCCTCGGCACCGGTCAGACGACTCGTGCGGCCTCGATCACTGGCGTCGACGCGGTGCTGTCGATGGCCGGGGCTCACCTTCACTGGTACGGGAAACGAGACGTGCGCCCGCTGCGGAAGATGGGACACGTGACGGCGAGGGGACAAAATCTGCCGGCCGCGCGGAATACGGCGATGAGTGCCCTCGATGCGATCGAATTCGAGTGA
- the nuoK gene encoding NADH-quinone oxidoreductase subunit NuoK, giving the protein MAVPVEWYVLLSAGMFAIGLLGILTRKNALLFLMSVELLLNAANINLVAFSHYWGNLTGQTFSLFTIGIAAAEVAVGLGIILVLYRNFKDVDVTTPTSLRW; this is encoded by the coding sequence ATGGCGGTTCCGGTCGAGTGGTACGTGTTACTATCCGCAGGCATGTTCGCCATCGGACTGCTGGGGATCCTGACGCGCAAGAATGCGCTGTTGTTCCTCATGTCCGTCGAGTTGCTGCTCAACGCGGCCAACATCAACCTGGTCGCCTTCTCCCACTACTGGGGGAACCTGACCGGACAGACGTTCAGTCTGTTCACCATCGGCATCGCTGCTGCCGAGGTCGCAGTCGGCCTCGGCATCATCCTGGTACTGTATCGTAACTTCAAGGACGTGGACGTGACCACGCCGACATCGTTGAGGTGGTAA
- the ribH gene encoding 6,7-dimethyl-8-ribityllumazine synthase: MVALGLVVAEFNREVTEAMENAAMEAARAGDATVVETVYIPGAYDAPLAADRLARRDDIDAVAVVGAIVTGDTEHDRTIGHATAQRLSDVSLDRDTPVTLGVSGPGMSGDEARARTHKGADAVESAIQLFEQL, translated from the coding sequence ATGGTAGCCCTTGGGCTGGTGGTCGCGGAGTTCAACCGCGAGGTCACCGAAGCGATGGAGAACGCCGCCATGGAAGCGGCGCGAGCAGGCGATGCGACCGTCGTCGAGACCGTCTACATTCCTGGCGCGTACGACGCGCCCCTGGCGGCGGACCGGCTCGCGCGGCGCGACGACATCGATGCGGTGGCCGTCGTCGGTGCGATCGTCACCGGCGATACGGAACACGACCGGACCATCGGCCATGCCACGGCACAGCGTCTCTCAGACGTGAGCCTCGACCGCGACACCCCGGTAACCCTGGGTGTCAGCGGTCCCGGGATGTCCGGCGACGAAGCGCGCGCCCGGACGCACAAGGGTGCCGATGCAGTCGAAAGCGCGATCCAACTTTTCGAACAACTATGA
- the purE gene encoding 5-(carboxyamino)imidazole ribonucleotide mutase: MTTVSELIDLFETEAERNRPPAETPDVGIIMGSDSDLDVMAGSESGRVGAYDALTALGFDEITDYENPPDSRFTFETWVVSAHRTPELLYAYAETAVDRGLEVIIAGAGGKSADLPNMTASIAYPLPVIGVPVQEKSVDSVIGMPIGAPLTAVDAGKSYNAALSAVQILARQHDDLDRRLRELHDERQGAVADVSMSLHAAGTEEFRRQR, translated from the coding sequence ATGACCACTGTTAGCGAACTCATCGACCTGTTCGAGACGGAGGCGGAACGAAACCGACCGCCAGCGGAGACGCCGGACGTCGGAATCATCATGGGGAGCGACTCCGACCTGGACGTGATGGCTGGGTCCGAATCGGGGCGTGTGGGGGCCTACGACGCACTGACCGCGCTGGGATTCGACGAAATCACCGATTACGAGAACCCACCCGACTCCCGGTTCACCTTCGAGACGTGGGTGGTCTCCGCTCATCGGACACCGGAGTTGCTGTACGCGTACGCGGAGACCGCGGTGGATCGAGGGCTCGAGGTCATCATCGCTGGGGCCGGCGGTAAATCGGCAGATCTCCCGAACATGACCGCCTCTATCGCCTACCCGCTGCCGGTCATCGGCGTTCCCGTTCAGGAGAAGTCAGTCGATTCGGTCATCGGCATGCCCATCGGTGCCCCACTCACCGCCGTCGACGCTGGAAAATCGTACAATGCCGCCCTTTCAGCCGTCCAGATACTCGCTCGCCAGCACGACGACCTCGACCGACGGCTTCGGGAGTTGCACGACGAACGACAGGGCGCCGTCGCCGACGTGTCCATGTCACTGCACGCAGCAGGCACGGAGGAATTTCGGCGACAGCGGTGA
- a CDS encoding NADH-quinone oxidoreductase subunit B: MSSDTPRDDIVEPDDPSTKTQDARLGSGMDARFNSNLREALGSTPFLLTKLDQFMNWARGSSMFMLQFGIACCSIEMMHTYSVKHDLDRFHAGVPRASPRQADVMIVPGTIVSKFAPRMKRVYDQMPEPKFVVNMGNCSASGGPFQEGYNVVKGAEEVIPVDIHVPGCPPRPEALVYGVAKLQERIANGESSPVTVKPYELEEFGDLERDEIVEKLSREIDPETLVMRYNWADSP, translated from the coding sequence ATGAGCAGTGACACACCACGAGACGACATCGTCGAACCAGACGACCCGAGTACCAAGACCCAGGACGCGAGATTGGGGTCGGGGATGGACGCGCGCTTCAACTCGAATCTACGGGAGGCGCTCGGATCGACCCCCTTCCTGCTGACGAAACTGGACCAGTTCATGAACTGGGCCCGGGGGTCGTCGATGTTCATGCTCCAGTTCGGTATCGCGTGTTGCAGCATCGAGATGATGCACACGTACTCGGTGAAACACGACCTCGACCGCTTTCACGCGGGCGTCCCGCGCGCGTCACCACGACAGGCCGACGTGATGATCGTTCCCGGGACCATCGTCTCGAAGTTCGCCCCGCGGATGAAACGGGTCTACGACCAGATGCCAGAACCCAAGTTCGTCGTGAACATGGGGAACTGTTCGGCATCCGGTGGGCCGTTCCAGGAGGGGTACAACGTCGTGAAGGGCGCCGAGGAGGTCATCCCGGTCGACATTCACGTTCCCGGCTGCCCACCGCGACCCGAGGCGCTAGTCTATGGCGTCGCGAAACTCCAGGAGCGAATCGCCAATGGCGAATCCTCCCCCGTCACGGTCAAGCCCTACGAACTCGAGGAGTTCGGCGACCTCGAGCGGGACGAGATCGTCGAGAAACTCTCCAGGGAGATAGATCCGGAGACACTCGTCATGCGATACAACTGGGCTGATTCACCATGA
- a CDS encoding NADH-quinone oxidoreductase subunit D, whose product MSSQEEEDAAAVEPVDDGVDYDYLESLVSEHVTGRESHVNAEAFRIDANSVPDVLSTFKQEAGFDHLSMLTAQEYEDRFESIYHLKKFDDPTQEVSVVVPMPRDNPVQQSAEPVFRTADWHEREAYDLVGVEYEGHPDLRRILLPETWQGHPLRLDYNQDKPQIVTFEEHENPLEEHYKETEGEEDLDTMFLNIGPHHPATHGVLHVKTVLDGEQVADLDPDIGYLHRCQEQMCQNGTYRHQIMPYPDRWDYAPSGLANEWAYARAIEDLAEVEVPEYAQVIRTMGTELTRIASHMLALATFGLDIVGDFSAVFMYAMRDREIVQNILEDLTGQRMMFNYFRIGGVVWDLPEPRDEFFDNIRNFLEGLPERIDEYHNLLTQNELFQMRTVDTGYIGPEMAKDYGVTGPILRASGVDYDLRRDDPYGYYDKLDWDVRTREEGDNLARLLVRMEEVEESAKIIEQCVDILEDWPEDDREIQSNVPRTLKPDAGKEIYRAVEAPKGELGIYIRSDGTAKPARFKIRGPSFNNLSALQVMSEGELISDLIATLGSLDIILAEVDR is encoded by the coding sequence ATGAGTTCCCAGGAAGAGGAGGACGCCGCGGCGGTCGAACCCGTCGACGACGGCGTGGATTACGACTACCTCGAATCCCTCGTCTCCGAGCACGTGACCGGTCGGGAGTCGCACGTGAACGCCGAGGCGTTCCGGATCGACGCGAACTCGGTACCGGACGTCCTCTCGACATTCAAACAGGAGGCCGGGTTCGACCACCTCTCGATGCTCACGGCACAGGAGTACGAGGACCGCTTCGAATCTATCTACCACCTCAAGAAGTTCGACGATCCAACACAGGAGGTCTCGGTCGTCGTCCCGATGCCGCGGGACAACCCGGTCCAGCAGTCGGCCGAACCCGTCTTCCGTACTGCCGACTGGCACGAACGCGAGGCCTACGACTTGGTGGGCGTCGAGTACGAGGGGCATCCGGATCTCCGCCGTATTCTTCTCCCGGAGACCTGGCAGGGCCATCCGCTCCGGCTGGACTACAACCAGGACAAACCGCAGATCGTGACCTTCGAGGAACACGAGAACCCCCTGGAGGAACACTACAAGGAGACCGAGGGCGAGGAGGACCTGGACACGATGTTCCTCAACATCGGTCCCCACCACCCGGCGACCCACGGTGTCCTCCACGTCAAGACGGTCCTCGACGGCGAGCAGGTCGCCGACCTCGACCCCGACATCGGCTACCTCCACCGCTGTCAGGAGCAGATGTGTCAGAACGGCACCTACCGCCACCAGATCATGCCGTATCCGGACCGGTGGGACTACGCCCCGTCCGGACTGGCGAACGAGTGGGCCTACGCCCGCGCCATCGAGGACCTCGCGGAGGTAGAGGTTCCGGAGTACGCCCAGGTCATCCGGACCATGGGTACCGAACTGACCCGGATCGCCTCGCACATGCTCGCACTCGCGACGTTCGGGCTCGACATCGTGGGCGATTTCTCCGCGGTGTTCATGTACGCGATGCGCGACCGGGAGATCGTCCAGAACATCCTCGAGGACCTCACCGGTCAGCGGATGATGTTCAACTACTTCCGCATCGGTGGGGTCGTCTGGGACCTCCCCGAACCGCGTGATGAGTTCTTCGACAACATCCGCAACTTCCTCGAGGGGCTCCCAGAGCGCATCGACGAGTACCACAACCTGCTGACGCAGAACGAACTGTTCCAGATGCGGACGGTGGACACCGGCTACATCGGCCCCGAGATGGCCAAGGACTACGGTGTCACCGGTCCCATTCTCCGGGCGTCCGGCGTCGATTACGACCTGCGTCGCGACGACCCCTATGGGTACTACGACAAACTCGACTGGGACGTCCGCACGCGCGAGGAAGGCGACAATCTCGCCCGACTGCTCGTCCGGATGGAGGAGGTGGAGGAGTCCGCCAAGATCATCGAGCAGTGTGTCGACATCCTCGAGGACTGGCCCGAGGACGACCGCGAGATCCAGTCGAACGTCCCGCGGACCCTCAAACCGGACGCGGGCAAAGAGATATACCGCGCCGTCGAGGCGCCGAAGGGAGAACTCGGCATCTACATCCGCTCCGACGGTACGGCGAAACCGGCCCGCTTCAAGATCCGTGGCCCGAGTTTCAACAACCTCTCCGCCCTCCAGGTGATGTCCGAGGGTGAACTCATCTCGGACCTCATCGCCACGCTCGGCAGTCTCGACATCATTCTCGCGGAGGTGGACCGCTGA
- a CDS encoding NADH-quinone oxidoreductase subunit I — protein MIGVLQSLATTMKHALDGKTFTVEYPEQAPEVSPRFRGVHKWSQERCIWCRQCESVCPNDTIHIVMDEERNGEQYNLHIGQCIYCRLCEEVCPTDAILLTQNFEFTGDTKHDLAFNKEQLKNVPWYKDIDPLEAREPDRDAWVGEGEGEVDYQ, from the coding sequence ATGATCGGCGTACTCCAATCGCTCGCGACGACGATGAAACACGCACTCGACGGCAAGACGTTCACCGTCGAGTATCCCGAACAGGCGCCGGAGGTCAGTCCCCGGTTCCGTGGCGTCCACAAGTGGAGCCAGGAGCGCTGTATCTGGTGTCGCCAGTGCGAGAGCGTCTGTCCCAACGACACCATCCACATCGTCATGGACGAAGAGCGTAATGGCGAGCAGTACAACCTCCACATCGGCCAGTGCATCTACTGCCGTCTCTGTGAGGAGGTTTGCCCGACCGACGCCATCCTCTTGACCCAGAACTTCGAGTTCACAGGCGATACGAAACACGATCTGGCGTTCAACAAAGAACAACTCAAGAACGTCCCGTGGTACAAGGATATCGACCCGCTCGAGGCACGCGAACCCGACCGCGACGCGTGGGTCGGTGAGGGTGAAGGGGAGGTCGATTATCAATGA